From a single Cupriavidus taiwanensis LMG 19424 genomic region:
- the ndk gene encoding nucleoside-diphosphate kinase, whose translation MAIERTLSIIKPDAVAKNVIGQIYARFEAAGLKIVAAKMVHLSRGEAEQFYAVHKERPFFKDLVDFMVSGPVMIQALEGENAIAKNRDLMGATDPKKAEKGTIRADFADSIDANAVHGSDAAETAAVEVAFFFPGMNVYSR comes from the coding sequence ATGGCGATCGAACGCACCCTGTCGATTATCAAGCCGGATGCCGTGGCCAAGAACGTCATTGGCCAGATCTACGCCCGTTTCGAGGCCGCCGGCCTGAAGATCGTTGCTGCCAAGATGGTGCACCTGTCGCGCGGCGAAGCCGAGCAGTTCTACGCGGTTCACAAGGAGCGTCCGTTCTTCAAGGACCTGGTCGACTTCATGGTTTCCGGCCCGGTCATGATCCAGGCGCTGGAAGGCGAGAACGCCATTGCCAAGAACCGCGACCTGATGGGCGCCACCGACCCGAAGAAGGCCGAGAAGGGCACCATCCGCGCCGATTTCGCCGACAGCATCGACGCCAACGCCGTGCACGGCTCGGACGCTGCCGAAACCGCCGCCGTGGAAGTGGCCTTCTTCTTCCCGGGCATGAACGTCTACAGCCGCTGA
- a CDS encoding Bax inhibitor-1/YccA family protein, which translates to MDNKLNTYGFGNSASTVTDVVVRNRVLRNTYWLLALSMIPTVLGAWIGVATGFSFMAGSPGLSLILFLAIAFGFFFAIEKTKNSSMGVVLLLAFTFFMGLMLSRLISVTLSFSNGPALIMYAFGGTAAVFGAMASIATVSKRDFSGLGKFLFVGVILLILASVANIWLQLPALMITVSVIAIGIFSAYILFDVQRVVNGGETNYITATLAIYLDVYNVFANLLALLGIFGGNRE; encoded by the coding sequence ATGGATAACAAGCTGAACACCTACGGTTTCGGCAACAGTGCGTCGACCGTCACTGACGTCGTCGTTCGCAACCGGGTCTTGCGCAACACATACTGGCTGCTGGCCCTCTCGATGATCCCCACCGTGCTCGGTGCGTGGATCGGCGTGGCCACCGGCTTCAGCTTCATGGCGGGCAGCCCCGGCCTGTCGCTGATCCTGTTCCTGGCGATCGCGTTCGGCTTCTTCTTCGCCATCGAGAAGACCAAGAACAGCAGCATGGGCGTGGTCCTGCTGCTGGCCTTTACCTTCTTTATGGGCCTGATGCTGTCGCGGCTGATCAGCGTCACCTTGTCGTTCTCGAACGGCCCGGCGCTGATCATGTACGCCTTCGGCGGCACCGCGGCCGTGTTCGGCGCGATGGCATCGATCGCCACCGTCAGCAAGCGTGATTTCTCCGGCCTCGGCAAGTTCCTGTTCGTCGGCGTGATCCTGCTGATCCTGGCCAGCGTGGCCAATATCTGGCTGCAGCTGCCGGCGCTGATGATCACGGTATCGGTGATCGCGATCGGTATTTTCTCGGCGTACATCCTGTTCGACGTGCAGCGCGTGGTGAACGGCGGCGAGACCAACTACATCACCGCCACGCTGGCGATCTACCTCGACGTGTACAACGTCTTCGCCAACCTGCTGGCGCTGCTGGGCATCTTCGGCGGCAACCGCGAATGA
- the rlmD gene encoding 23S rRNA (uracil(1939)-C(5))-methyltransferase RlmD, with protein sequence MEARGVGRLVNEDGTPGKVIFVEGALPGETVSYRSYRRKPSFEQAHLGEVLQESVMRVKPGCQHFGVCGGCSMQHLDSRAQLAIKQRVLEDNLWHLSKVKPDVVFRPIAGPDWGYRYRARLTVRHVVKKGGVLVGFHERKSSYVADMTRCEILPPHVSAMLVPLRELVAGLSIRDRMPQIELAVGHEVTALVLRILEPLTDADKDLLRAFADQYKVQFWLQPKGPDTVYPFYPTDVELAYTLPEFGIRMPFKPTDFTQVNHQINRVLIGRALRLLDAQPGDRLLDLFCGIGNFTLPLATQGKSVMGIEGSEALTTRALANAEYNGLAAKTEFACRNLFEVTADDIAALGRFDRWLVDPPREGALAVSKALGELAQQGSDVLPRRIVYVSCSPATLARDAGLLVHEAGYRLSGAGVVNMFPHTSHVESIAVFDRD encoded by the coding sequence ATGGAGGCGCGCGGCGTCGGCCGCCTGGTGAACGAGGACGGCACGCCCGGCAAGGTCATCTTCGTCGAAGGCGCGTTGCCCGGCGAGACCGTCAGCTACCGCAGCTACCGGCGCAAGCCCAGCTTCGAGCAGGCGCACCTGGGCGAGGTCCTGCAGGAATCGGTCATGCGCGTGAAGCCGGGATGCCAGCACTTCGGCGTCTGTGGCGGGTGCTCGATGCAGCATCTGGATTCGCGCGCACAGCTTGCCATCAAGCAGCGCGTGCTGGAAGACAACCTGTGGCACCTGTCCAAGGTGAAGCCCGACGTGGTGTTCCGGCCGATCGCCGGCCCGGACTGGGGCTACCGTTACCGTGCCCGCCTGACGGTGCGCCACGTGGTGAAGAAGGGCGGCGTGCTGGTGGGCTTCCATGAGCGCAAGAGCAGCTATGTCGCCGACATGACGCGTTGTGAAATCCTGCCGCCGCACGTTTCGGCCATGCTGGTGCCGCTGCGCGAACTGGTGGCGGGACTGTCGATCCGCGACCGCATGCCGCAGATCGAACTGGCCGTCGGGCATGAAGTGACGGCGCTGGTGCTGCGCATCCTCGAGCCGCTGACCGATGCCGACAAGGACCTGCTGCGCGCCTTTGCCGACCAGTACAAGGTGCAGTTCTGGCTGCAGCCCAAGGGGCCGGACACGGTCTACCCGTTCTATCCGACCGACGTCGAGCTGGCCTATACGCTGCCGGAATTCGGCATCCGCATGCCGTTCAAGCCGACTGACTTCACGCAGGTGAACCACCAGATCAACCGCGTGCTGATCGGCCGCGCGCTGCGCCTGCTCGATGCGCAGCCGGGCGACCGCCTGCTCGACCTGTTCTGCGGCATCGGCAATTTCACGCTGCCGCTGGCCACGCAGGGCAAGTCGGTGATGGGCATCGAAGGCAGCGAGGCGCTGACCACGCGTGCGCTGGCCAATGCCGAATACAACGGGCTGGCCGCCAAGACGGAATTCGCGTGCCGCAACCTGTTCGAAGTCACGGCAGACGACATCGCCGCGCTGGGCCGCTTCGACCGCTGGCTGGTCGATCCGCCGCGCGAAGGCGCGCTGGCGGTGAGCAAGGCGCTCGGCGAGCTGGCGCAGCAGGGCAGCGACGTGCTGCCGCGGCGCATCGTCTATGTGTCGTGCAGCCCCGCCACGCTGGCGCGCGATGCCGGTCTGCTGGTGCACGAGGCCGGCTACCGCCTGAGCGGCGCCGGCGTGGTCAACATGTTCCCGCACACCTCGCACGTCGAGTCGATCGCGGTGTTCGACCGCGACTGA